One genomic segment of Pseudomonas fortuita includes these proteins:
- a CDS encoding MFS transporter — MQATKKTHVRYLILFMLFLVTTINYADRATIAIAGSSLQKDLGIDAVTLGYIFSAFGWAYVAGQIPGGWLLDRFGSKNVYAFSIFTWSLFTLLQGFVGGLPVAWAVVTLFTLRFLVGFAEAPSFPGNARIVAAWFPTQERGTASAIFNSAQYFATALFAPIMGWIVFSFGWEHVFVVMGVLGIIFSMVWLKTIYNPRQHPRISQSELEHIEQNGGLVDMDQKRGNAGPKWGYIKQLLTSRMLLGVYLGQYCINAITYFFLTWFPVYLVQERGMTILKAGFIASLPAVCGFIGGVLGGVISDWLLRRGNSLTFSRKLPIVCGLLLSTTMVFCNYVDAEWMVVGFMTLAFFGKGIGALGWAVVADTSPKQIAGLSGGLFNTFGNIASITTPIVIGYIISATGSFKWALVYVGANALVAVFSYLVIVGPIKRIELRDDAPKPQAEPAANGELASSRH, encoded by the coding sequence ATGCAAGCGACTAAGAAGACGCATGTGCGCTACCTGATCCTGTTCATGCTGTTTCTGGTGACCACGATCAACTATGCCGACCGCGCTACCATTGCTATCGCAGGTTCCAGCCTGCAGAAAGATCTCGGCATTGACGCCGTAACCCTCGGTTATATCTTTTCCGCCTTTGGATGGGCTTACGTGGCTGGCCAGATTCCTGGTGGCTGGCTGCTCGATCGCTTCGGTTCCAAAAACGTTTACGCTTTCAGCATCTTCACCTGGTCGCTGTTTACCCTGCTGCAGGGGTTTGTCGGTGGCCTGCCGGTTGCCTGGGCTGTCGTCACCCTCTTCACCCTGCGCTTTCTGGTCGGTTTCGCCGAAGCCCCGTCGTTCCCGGGCAACGCGCGCATCGTCGCCGCCTGGTTCCCGACGCAGGAGCGCGGCACTGCCTCAGCCATTTTCAACTCGGCGCAGTACTTTGCCACTGCGCTGTTCGCCCCGATCATGGGCTGGATCGTGTTCAGCTTCGGCTGGGAGCACGTGTTCGTGGTCATGGGTGTGCTGGGCATCATCTTCTCGATGGTGTGGCTGAAAACCATTTACAACCCTCGCCAACACCCACGCATCAGCCAAAGCGAGCTCGAACACATCGAGCAGAACGGTGGCCTGGTGGACATGGACCAGAAGCGCGGCAACGCCGGCCCGAAATGGGGCTACATCAAGCAACTGCTGACCAGCCGCATGCTGCTGGGCGTGTACCTGGGTCAGTACTGCATCAACGCCATCACCTACTTCTTCCTCACCTGGTTCCCCGTGTACCTTGTGCAGGAACGTGGCATGACCATCCTCAAGGCCGGCTTCATCGCCTCCCTGCCGGCGGTCTGCGGTTTCATTGGTGGCGTGCTGGGTGGCGTGATCTCCGACTGGCTGCTGCGCCGGGGCAACTCGCTGACCTTCTCGCGCAAACTGCCCATCGTGTGCGGCCTGCTGCTGTCGACCACCATGGTGTTCTGCAACTATGTGGATGCCGAGTGGATGGTGGTTGGTTTCATGACCCTGGCGTTCTTCGGTAAAGGCATTGGCGCGCTGGGCTGGGCGGTGGTGGCAGATACCTCGCCGAAGCAGATCGCCGGGCTGTCCGGTGGCCTGTTCAATACGTTCGGCAACATCGCCTCGATCACCACCCCTATCGTGATCGGCTACATCATCAGCGCCACCGGCTCGTTCAAGTGGGCACTGGTGTACGTGGGCGCCAACGCCCTGGTAGCGGTGTTCAGCTACCTGGTGATCGTCGGCCCGATCAAGCGTATCGAGCTGCGCGACGATGCCCCAAAGCCACAGGCTGAGCCTGCCGCCAACGGCGAACTGGCCAGCTCGCGTCACTGA
- the garD gene encoding galactarate dehydratase — translation MQLIEHSDSPRYVRLHDDDNVVVVVNDGGLGEGARFADGLTLVEGVPQSHKVATVAIAKGEPVRRYGQIIGYALEDLHQGSWVQESQLAMPSAPELDSLPRCDAVPHPLPPLEGFTFEGYRNADGTVGTRNILGITTTVQCVTGVLEHAVKRIRSELLPKYPNVDDVVAITHSYGCGVAINARDAYIPIRTVRNLARNPNLGGEALVISLGCEKLQAGQVMHENDPSVDLSDPWLYRLQDASLGFVEMIEQIMALAETRLKKLDQRRRETVPASELILGMQCGGSDAFSGITANPALGYAADLLVRAGATVLFSEVTEVRDAIYMLTSRAENQEVAGALIREMDWYDRYLQQGAADRSANTTPGNKKGGLSNIVEKSLGSIVKSGSGAIQGVLGPGERVTRKGLIFCATPASDFVCGTLQLAAGMNLHVFTTGRGTPYGLAMAPVVKVCTRSELAQRWPDLIDIDAGRIATGRSSIEELGWELFHYYLDVASGRKQTWAEQHRLHNDITLFNPAPIT, via the coding sequence ATGCAGTTGATCGAACATTCCGACTCGCCCCGCTACGTCCGCCTGCACGACGACGATAACGTCGTGGTGGTGGTCAACGACGGCGGCCTGGGCGAAGGTGCCCGCTTTGCCGACGGCCTGACTCTGGTCGAAGGGGTGCCACAAAGCCACAAGGTGGCCACCGTGGCCATCGCCAAAGGTGAGCCGGTGCGCCGCTATGGGCAAATCATTGGCTACGCGCTGGAAGACCTGCACCAGGGCAGCTGGGTGCAGGAAAGCCAACTGGCCATGCCGTCCGCCCCGGAGCTGGACAGCCTGCCGCGCTGCGATGCCGTCCCACACCCGCTGCCGCCGCTCGAAGGCTTCACGTTCGAAGGCTACCGCAACGCCGACGGCACCGTCGGCACCCGCAACATCCTCGGTATCACCACCACCGTGCAGTGCGTGACCGGCGTGCTCGAGCATGCGGTCAAGCGTATTCGCAGTGAACTGCTGCCCAAGTACCCCAATGTCGATGACGTGGTAGCCATCACCCACAGCTACGGCTGCGGGGTGGCCATCAACGCGCGCGATGCCTACATCCCGATCCGCACCGTGCGCAACCTGGCGCGCAACCCCAACCTGGGTGGCGAGGCGCTGGTCATCAGCCTGGGCTGCGAAAAGCTGCAGGCCGGCCAGGTGATGCACGAAAACGACCCTTCGGTAGACCTCAGCGACCCGTGGCTGTACCGCCTGCAGGACGCCAGCCTGGGCTTTGTGGAAATGATCGAGCAGATCATGGCGCTGGCCGAAACCCGACTGAAGAAACTTGACCAGCGCCGCCGCGAAACCGTACCGGCCAGCGAGTTGATCCTTGGCATGCAGTGCGGTGGCAGCGACGCCTTCTCGGGCATCACCGCCAACCCCGCGCTGGGCTACGCCGCCGACTTGCTGGTACGCGCCGGCGCCACCGTGCTGTTCTCCGAAGTGACCGAGGTGCGCGACGCCATCTACATGCTGACCTCACGTGCCGAAAACCAGGAGGTCGCCGGCGCCCTGATCCGCGAAATGGACTGGTACGACCGCTACCTGCAACAAGGCGCCGCCGACCGCAGCGCCAACACGACGCCGGGCAACAAAAAAGGTGGCCTGTCCAATATCGTCGAGAAGTCGCTGGGGTCGATCGTCAAGTCCGGCAGTGGCGCTATTCAGGGCGTGCTCGGCCCAGGCGAGCGGGTAACGCGCAAGGGCCTGATTTTCTGCGCCACCCCGGCCAGCGACTTTGTCTGCGGCACCCTGCAACTGGCCGCCGGCATGAACCTGCATGTGTTCACCACTGGCCGAGGCACGCCCTACGGGCTGGCCATGGCACCAGTGGTCAAGGTGTGCACGCGCAGCGAACTGGCCCAGCGTTGGCCCGACCTGATCGATATTGACGCCGGGCGCATCGCCACAGGGCGTTCGAGCATCGAAGAGCTGGGCTGGGAACTGTTCCATTACTACCTGGACGTAGCCAGCGGCCGCAAGCAGACCTGGGCCGAGCAGCACCGCCTGCACAACGACATCACCCTGTTCAACCCGGCACCGATTACCTGA
- a CDS encoding aldehyde dehydrogenase (NADP(+)) — protein MPEILGHNFIAGQRSAAGTQRLQSLDASTGEALPYSFAQASEAEVDQAAKAAAAAFAEFRQLAPARRAEFLDAIAAELDELDDAFVAIVCRETALPAARIQGERGRTSGQMRLFAQVLRRGDFLGARIDLALPERQPIPRVDLRQMRIGVGPVAVFGASNFPLAFSTAGGDTAAALAAGCPVVFKAHSGHMATADLVGCAIVRAAERTGMPKGVFNMVFGGGVGEWLVKHPAIQAVGFTGSLKGGDALCRMAAERPQPIPVFAEMSSINPVIILPAALAKRGEAIARELAGSVCMGAGQFCTNPGLVIGLQSPQYSQLLADLGQHLDQQAGQTMLNAGGLRSYVGGLEHLQAHAGIEHLAGQPQEGNQARAQLFKADARLLVESDPLLQEEVFGPTTVAVEVQDNDQLRNALLGLRGQLTATLIGEAEDFEAYAWLVPLLEEKVGRILINGYPTGVEVSDAMVHGGPYPATSDARGTSVGTLAIDRFLRPVCYQNYPQALLPEALRDGNPLGLRRLVNGQWSDQAI, from the coding sequence ATGCCTGAAATCCTCGGCCACAACTTCATCGCCGGCCAGCGCAGCGCCGCTGGCACTCAGCGCCTGCAGAGCCTGGACGCCAGCACTGGCGAAGCCCTGCCCTACAGCTTCGCTCAAGCCAGCGAAGCTGAAGTAGACCAGGCCGCCAAGGCCGCCGCTGCCGCCTTCGCTGAGTTCCGCCAACTGGCCCCGGCCCGCCGCGCCGAATTCCTCGACGCCATCGCCGCCGAACTGGACGAGCTGGACGACGCCTTCGTCGCCATCGTCTGCCGCGAAACCGCCCTGCCCGCCGCCCGTATTCAAGGCGAGCGTGGGCGCACCAGTGGCCAGATGCGCCTGTTCGCCCAGGTATTGCGCCGTGGCGATTTCCTCGGTGCACGTATCGACCTGGCCTTGCCAGAGCGCCAGCCGATACCGCGCGTGGACCTGCGCCAGATGCGCATTGGCGTCGGCCCGGTCGCCGTGTTCGGTGCCAGTAACTTCCCGCTAGCCTTCTCTACCGCCGGCGGCGATACCGCTGCGGCGCTGGCCGCCGGTTGCCCGGTGGTGTTCAAGGCGCACAGCGGCCATATGGCCACTGCCGACCTTGTCGGGTGCGCCATCGTGCGCGCCGCCGAGCGCACCGGCATGCCCAAGGGTGTGTTCAACATGGTATTCGGTGGCGGTGTAGGCGAGTGGCTGGTCAAGCACCCGGCCATCCAGGCCGTCGGCTTCACCGGCTCGCTCAAGGGCGGCGACGCCTTGTGCCGCATGGCCGCCGAGCGCCCACAGCCGATTCCTGTGTTTGCCGAGATGTCCAGCATCAACCCGGTCATCATCCTGCCAGCCGCCCTGGCCAAACGTGGCGAGGCCATCGCCCGCGAACTGGCAGGCTCGGTGTGCATGGGTGCCGGCCAGTTCTGCACCAACCCTGGGTTGGTGATCGGCCTGCAATCACCACAGTACAGCCAGCTACTGGCCGACCTTGGCCAGCATCTGGACCAGCAGGCTGGGCAAACCATGCTCAACGCAGGGGGCTTGCGCAGCTACGTGGGAGGGCTTGAGCACCTGCAGGCCCATGCCGGTATCGAGCACCTGGCCGGCCAGCCGCAAGAAGGCAACCAGGCCCGCGCCCAGCTGTTCAAGGCCGATGCCCGCCTGCTGGTCGAGTCTGATCCGCTGCTGCAGGAGGAAGTGTTCGGCCCAACCACCGTGGCCGTAGAAGTGCAGGACAACGACCAACTGCGCAACGCCCTGCTGGGCCTGCGTGGCCAGCTGACCGCTACCCTGATCGGCGAAGCGGAAGATTTCGAGGCCTACGCCTGGCTGGTGCCGCTGCTGGAGGAGAAAGTCGGACGCATCCTGATCAATGGCTACCCGACTGGTGTCGAAGTAAGTGATGCCATGGTCCACGGTGGGCCTTACCCTGCGACCTCGGATGCCCGCGGTACCTCGGTGGGTACCTTGGCCATCGACCGCTTCCTGCGCCCGGTGTGTTACCAGAACTACCCGCAGGCCCTGCTGCCTGAAGCCTTGCGCGACGGAAACCCATTGGGGCTGCGCCGCCTGGTGAATGGGCAATGGAGTGACCAGGCGATCTGA
- a CDS encoding FadR/GntR family transcriptional regulator, giving the protein MTEQQVQARTRRKPRSLAQELVTVLTERIRSGQLKRGDKLPTESQIMVEEGVSRTVVREAISRLQAAGQVETRHGIGTFVLDAPASGGFRIDPATVVTLREVLAVLELRIALEIESAGLAAQRRSDEELAGMRAALDELNEGAAHANDAVSADFQFHLRIAQASGNHYFADIINHLGTSIIPRTRVNSARLAHDDQAHYMSRLMHEHEAIYEAIARRDSEGAKMAMRMHLSNSRERLRQVHEEAEAQGV; this is encoded by the coding sequence ATGACAGAGCAGCAGGTACAGGCAAGGACCCGGCGCAAGCCGCGTAGTCTGGCCCAGGAACTGGTCACAGTGCTGACCGAACGCATTCGCAGTGGCCAGCTCAAGCGTGGCGACAAGCTGCCGACCGAATCGCAGATCATGGTTGAAGAGGGCGTGAGCCGCACCGTGGTGCGTGAGGCGATCTCGCGGCTGCAGGCGGCCGGGCAGGTCGAGACACGCCATGGGATCGGTACGTTCGTGCTGGACGCGCCCGCTTCGGGGGGCTTTCGCATCGACCCGGCGACTGTGGTCACCCTGCGTGAAGTGCTGGCGGTGCTGGAATTGCGTATTGCGCTGGAGATCGAATCGGCGGGCCTGGCGGCGCAGCGGCGCAGTGATGAAGAGCTGGCGGGCATGCGCGCGGCGCTGGACGAACTCAACGAAGGGGCGGCCCATGCCAATGATGCGGTCTCGGCGGACTTCCAGTTCCACCTGCGCATTGCCCAGGCCAGCGGCAACCACTACTTTGCCGATATCATCAACCACTTGGGTACCAGCATCATCCCGCGTACCCGGGTGAACTCTGCGCGGTTGGCGCATGATGACCAGGCGCACTACATGAGCCGCTTGATGCATGAGCACGAGGCCATTTATGAAGCAATCGCCCGGCGTGACAGTGAAGGGGCAAAAATGGCCATGCGCATGCACCTGAGCAATAGCCGTGAGCGCTTGCGTCAGGTGCATGAAGAGGCTGAGGCGCAGGGGGTCTGA
- a CDS encoding DUF998 domain-containing protein, with translation MKPLDRLLLASGLLIPLWLLAGVWLTAQAYPGYDHLQQAMSQLGAVGAPTHSWSPLANNFPLAALFALFAWGLARRWRGSKLALLSAALVLLHGVGSLGTGWFPCDQGCAPAQPSISQQLHNLFGLLMFLSLTLASALWAWLGNRIAGSRALALCSLACVVLAIITVALMGQAAQNGQLFGLYQRLNYGVSVIWAASLAWASLRTPAASPLRMGVI, from the coding sequence ATGAAACCTCTCGACCGTCTGTTGCTCGCCAGCGGCCTGCTGATACCCCTGTGGTTGCTGGCAGGTGTGTGGCTCACCGCCCAGGCTTACCCCGGCTATGACCACCTGCAACAGGCCATGAGCCAGCTCGGCGCCGTAGGCGCGCCCACCCACAGCTGGTCACCACTGGCCAACAACTTCCCCCTGGCGGCCCTGTTCGCGCTGTTTGCCTGGGGCCTGGCGCGGCGCTGGCGTGGATCGAAACTGGCACTGTTGAGTGCGGCCCTGGTGTTGCTGCATGGTGTTGGCAGCCTGGGCACCGGCTGGTTCCCCTGTGACCAGGGTTGCGCACCGGCGCAGCCGTCCATCTCGCAGCAACTGCATAACCTGTTTGGCTTGCTGATGTTCCTCTCGCTGACCCTGGCCAGTGCCCTGTGGGCGTGGCTGGGCAATCGCATTGCAGGCTCGCGGGCCCTGGCGCTGTGCTCGCTGGCCTGCGTGGTGCTGGCGATCATTACCGTCGCACTGATGGGCCAGGCAGCACAAAACGGCCAGCTGTTCGGCCTGTATCAACGGCTGAACTATGGTGTGTCGGTGATTTGGGCGGCCAGCTTGGCCTGGGCAAGCCTGCGCACGCCAGCCGCCAGCCCGCTGCGCATGGGGGTGATCTGA
- a CDS encoding YeeE/YedE family protein translates to MGLCATATPEPRRQGAPMIALALLLAGAWFLNLNAGFKQVLLLLVGAALGLTLYHAAFGFTSAWRVFITERRGAGLRAQMVMLALAVLLFFPALSAGSLLGNPVTGLVAPAGVSVVFGAFIFGIGMQLGGGCASGTLFTVGGGNARMLVTLLFFIMGSVTATHHADWWFALPSFPATSLVQVWGMGPALLVSLAVFGLIAWVTVLLEKRRHGALEAPVASEHQGLRRFLRGPWPLLWGAIALALLNYATLALAGRPWGITSAFALWGAKTLNGLGVDVGSWVFWQAPANAKALASPLWQDITTVMDLGIVLGALLAAGLAGRFAPSLKIPLPSLLAAVIGGLLLGYGSRLAYGCNIGAYFSGIASGSVHGWLWLVAAYAGNLIGVRLRPLFFAGERRPAVLTGC, encoded by the coding sequence ATGGGTCTTTGCGCAACTGCCACACCTGAACCGCGTCGCCAGGGCGCGCCTATGATCGCCTTGGCCTTACTGTTGGCTGGCGCCTGGTTCCTCAATTTGAATGCCGGCTTCAAGCAGGTATTGCTCCTGCTGGTCGGCGCAGCGCTCGGCCTGACCTTGTATCACGCCGCCTTCGGCTTCACCTCGGCCTGGCGGGTGTTCATCACCGAGCGTCGCGGAGCAGGCCTGCGGGCACAGATGGTCATGCTGGCCCTGGCCGTGCTGCTGTTCTTTCCCGCATTGTCAGCTGGCAGCCTGCTCGGTAACCCGGTCACCGGCCTGGTGGCCCCGGCGGGTGTTTCGGTAGTGTTCGGGGCGTTCATCTTCGGCATCGGCATGCAACTGGGTGGTGGTTGCGCATCGGGCACATTGTTCACCGTGGGCGGTGGTAACGCGCGCATGCTTGTGACCTTGCTGTTCTTCATCATGGGTTCTGTAACCGCCACCCATCATGCCGACTGGTGGTTTGCCTTGCCGTCTTTCCCGGCAACCTCGCTCGTGCAGGTTTGGGGTATGGGGCCGGCGCTGCTGGTGAGCCTGGCAGTGTTCGGGCTGATTGCCTGGGTCACCGTGCTGCTGGAAAAGCGCCGGCACGGCGCGCTGGAAGCGCCAGTTGCCAGCGAGCACCAGGGCCTGCGGCGCTTCCTGCGTGGCCCCTGGCCGTTGCTGTGGGGCGCCATTGCCCTGGCACTGCTCAACTACGCGACCCTGGCGCTGGCGGGGCGGCCGTGGGGCATTACTTCGGCCTTCGCCTTGTGGGGGGCCAAAACCCTCAACGGCCTGGGCGTGGATGTCGGCAGCTGGGTGTTCTGGCAGGCGCCGGCCAATGCCAAGGCGTTGGCCTCACCGTTGTGGCAAGACATCACCACGGTGATGGACCTGGGCATCGTGCTGGGTGCGCTGCTGGCGGCTGGCCTGGCGGGGCGCTTTGCGCCAAGCCTGAAAATCCCGTTGCCGTCGCTGCTTGCCGCAGTCATCGGCGGCCTGCTGTTGGGCTACGGTTCGCGGCTGGCCTATGGCTGCAATATCGGTGCGTATTTCAGTGGCATAGCCTCGGGCAGCGTGCATGGCTGGCTGTGGCTGGTGGCGGCTTACGCCGGTAATCTGATCGGGGTGCGTCTTCGCCCGTTGTTTTTCGCGGGTGAGCGGCGCCCGGCGGTGCTGACGGGCTGCTGA
- a CDS encoding LysR family transcriptional regulator: MDELRKIDLNLLLALHALLSEKHVTRAALRLHRSQPAVSHALAQLRKHFDDPLLVRQGGGMALTARAQSLVKPLQDALTHLNGLLATPQFDPARAQRRFRLSLSDYSSRIILPPLLRHLRQIAPGVDLAISQASRETMLAQLLDGELDLALGLFPELPQDITAQPLFADHFISVADRQVLPASGSLALTDWLARPHVLMAMRPDAFDEIERALAASGLRRRIALALPHWSAAVEVLAGTDLILTVASRAVGSLRQHKTLRQFTPPLTIPSFDYQQAWHSRKDSDPGHRWLRETVWACSQPGR; encoded by the coding sequence ATGGATGAACTGCGCAAGATCGACCTCAACCTGCTGCTCGCCCTGCATGCCCTGCTCAGCGAAAAGCACGTGACCCGTGCCGCCCTGCGGCTGCACCGCAGCCAACCGGCGGTCAGCCACGCGTTGGCGCAGCTGCGCAAACACTTCGACGACCCCTTGCTGGTACGCCAAGGCGGCGGCATGGCCCTCACCGCCCGTGCCCAGTCGCTGGTAAAACCGCTGCAGGATGCGTTGACCCATCTCAACGGCCTGCTGGCCACCCCCCAGTTCGACCCAGCCAGAGCCCAGCGCCGTTTCCGGCTGTCACTGTCCGACTACTCCTCACGCATCATCCTGCCACCCCTATTGCGCCACCTGCGTCAGATCGCACCTGGGGTGGACCTGGCCATCAGCCAGGCCAGCCGTGAAACCATGCTGGCCCAACTGCTCGATGGCGAACTGGACCTGGCACTGGGCCTGTTCCCGGAGCTGCCTCAGGACATCACCGCCCAGCCCCTGTTTGCCGACCATTTCATCAGTGTTGCCGATCGCCAGGTGTTGCCCGCCAGCGGCAGCCTGGCCCTGACAGACTGGCTGGCACGCCCGCATGTGCTGATGGCCATGCGCCCGGATGCCTTCGACGAAATAGAGCGCGCTCTGGCAGCATCAGGCCTGCGCCGCCGTATCGCCTTGGCCTTGCCACACTGGAGCGCGGCAGTAGAGGTACTCGCTGGCACCGACCTGATCCTCACAGTGGCCAGCCGCGCGGTAGGGTCGTTGCGCCAGCACAAGACGCTGCGCCAGTTCACGCCGCCACTGACCATTCCCTCGTTCGACTACCAGCAGGCCTGGCACAGCCGCAAGGACAGCGACCCCGGGCACCGCTGGCTGCGCGAAACCGTGTGGGCCTGCAGCCAGCCGGGACGCTGA
- a CDS encoding DMT family transporter encodes MFSKTLCLLLLPFALALLAGAVLPFQAAGNAAVGRALGHWLWGAFTSLTVSSLVVIAALLILRVPVPELGKALQGPWWLWIGGVLGAMYVAGAAALTPRLGAAGFLVLVVAGQIITAVLADHYGVMGLGGKPLSLARVAGVVLILCGVLLVQGTWATAPATSAITTVKQPEG; translated from the coding sequence ATGTTCAGTAAAACCCTGTGCCTACTGCTGCTTCCCTTTGCCTTGGCGTTGCTTGCCGGGGCGGTATTGCCGTTTCAGGCCGCAGGTAATGCTGCCGTGGGCCGTGCCCTGGGGCATTGGTTGTGGGGGGCATTCACATCGTTGACCGTGAGTTCGCTAGTGGTAATCGCCGCGCTGCTGATCCTCAGGGTTCCCGTACCAGAGCTGGGCAAGGCCCTGCAGGGGCCGTGGTGGCTATGGATCGGGGGTGTGCTGGGGGCCATGTATGTGGCGGGCGCTGCGGCGCTTACGCCCAGGCTGGGCGCAGCGGGTTTTTTGGTGCTGGTGGTGGCTGGGCAGATCATCACGGCAGTGCTCGCCGACCACTACGGGGTGATGGGGCTGGGTGGCAAGCCGCTGAGCCTGGCCAGGGTGGCAGGTGTAGTGCTGATCCTGTGTGGCGTGCTGTTGGTTCAAGGCACCTGGGCGACGGCGCCAGCGACCAGTGCAATCACCACGGTAAAGCAGCCAGAAGGCTGA
- a CDS encoding PQQ-dependent sugar dehydrogenase — protein MKPLHALSLLSMAVLLSACGGDGERTQAHGPDPKLPEPQRGLLPSMKIAQPVAWGEQKPTVPEGFNVTAIATDLKIPRQSLVLPNGDILVAEGRGGSAAKLKPKDVIASQIKAKGNTQVKGGNRLTLLRDADGDGTYEVQTVFVENLNAPYGLAFANGKLYVANQDALVRFDYKDGQTQADGPPSKVTDLPAEINHHWTKALTISPDGRYLYVGIGSNSNITERGLEVEIDRAMVWQVDAETGAHRPYATGLRNPTALTIQPQTGQLWTVVNERDELGPDLVPDYLTSVREGGFYGWPYSYWGQNVDDRVRPQNPAKVAAAIKPDYSLGSHVAALGVDFSIPAMGKEFADGVFVGEHGSWNRPDPVGYKVIFVPFSNGRPAGAPIDFATGFRGEDGKTRGRPVGVTVDPRGALIIADDLANTVWRVTRNR, from the coding sequence ATGAAGCCTTTGCATGCATTGAGCCTGTTGAGCATGGCGGTGTTGCTGAGTGCCTGTGGTGGTGACGGCGAGCGTACCCAGGCCCATGGTCCGGACCCCAAGTTGCCCGAGCCGCAGCGCGGCTTGTTGCCGAGCATGAAGATTGCCCAGCCGGTGGCCTGGGGCGAGCAGAAACCGACCGTGCCGGAGGGTTTCAACGTCACAGCCATTGCCACTGACCTGAAGATTCCGCGGCAGAGCCTGGTGCTGCCCAATGGCGACATCCTGGTGGCCGAGGGCAGGGGCGGCAGCGCGGCCAAGCTCAAGCCCAAGGATGTGATCGCCAGCCAGATCAAGGCCAAGGGCAATACGCAGGTCAAAGGTGGCAACCGCCTGACCCTGTTGCGCGATGCCGACGGCGATGGCACCTATGAGGTGCAGACCGTGTTCGTGGAAAACCTCAACGCACCGTATGGCCTGGCCTTTGCCAACGGCAAGCTGTATGTGGCCAACCAGGATGCGCTGGTGCGTTTCGACTACAAGGATGGCCAGACCCAGGCAGACGGCCCGCCATCCAAGGTCACCGACCTGCCGGCCGAGATCAACCATCACTGGACCAAGGCGCTGACGATCAGCCCTGATGGTCGCTACCTGTATGTGGGGATCGGCTCGAACAGCAACATCACCGAGCGCGGCCTGGAGGTGGAGATCGATCGGGCGATGGTCTGGCAGGTCGATGCCGAAACCGGGGCGCACCGGCCTTACGCCACCGGCTTGCGCAACCCGACGGCATTGACCATTCAGCCGCAGACCGGGCAGTTGTGGACGGTGGTTAACGAGCGCGATGAGCTGGGCCCCGACTTGGTACCGGACTACCTCACTTCGGTGCGCGAAGGTGGCTTCTATGGTTGGCCTTACAGCTACTGGGGGCAGAATGTAGATGATCGGGTGCGGCCGCAAAACCCGGCCAAGGTGGCTGCGGCGATCAAGCCGGACTACAGCCTGGGCTCGCATGTGGCTGCATTGGGTGTCGACTTCTCGATCCCGGCCATGGGCAAGGAGTTTGCCGACGGGGTGTTCGTGGGCGAGCACGGCAGCTGGAACCGGCCCGATCCGGTGGGCTACAAGGTGATATTCGTGCCGTTCAGCAATGGCAGGCCGGCAGGGGCGCCCATCGACTTTGCCACGGGCTTCCGCGGCGAGGATGGCAAGACGCGTGGGCGGCCGGTGGGCGTTACTGTGGACCCGCGTGGGGCGTTGATCATTGCCGATGACCTGGCCAATACGGTATGGCGGGTGACGCGTAACCGTTGA
- a CDS encoding DUF2231 domain-containing protein, translated as MTATDQTLYRCTPSPLHALLLAGSVPLFLGALLSDIAYFNSYQIQWSNFAAWLIAGALVFCGLALLFALANLVRAERKGGRATLYFVLLLVTWVLGLINAFEHAKDAWAVMPSGLVLSVIVTVLSVVAAWTGLSNLRSGGAA; from the coding sequence GTGACCGCTACTGACCAAACCCTCTACCGCTGTACGCCCAGCCCGCTGCACGCCCTGCTGCTGGCAGGCAGTGTGCCGTTGTTCCTTGGCGCACTGCTGAGCGATATCGCCTACTTCAACAGCTACCAGATCCAGTGGAGCAACTTCGCCGCCTGGCTGATTGCCGGTGCCTTGGTGTTCTGCGGGCTGGCACTGTTGTTCGCGCTGGCAAACCTGGTCCGCGCCGAACGCAAGGGCGGGCGCGCCACGCTGTACTTCGTGCTGCTGCTGGTGACCTGGGTGCTCGGCTTGATCAATGCGTTCGAGCACGCCAAGGACGCCTGGGCGGTGATGCCGTCGGGGCTGGTGTTGTCGGTGATCGTGACCGTGCTCTCGGTAGTGGCTGCCTGGACCGGCTTGAGCAACCTGCGTTCGGGAGGTGCAGCATGA
- a CDS encoding DUF4189 domain-containing protein, with protein sequence MSRPNAYWALTTLLALSLALTAGCSSKGSKARYATPAVGSNCFAKAVPTTGEGGLAWGNTLSIARQKSMNNCIRYAGRSGGAPRTCQVVMAKCKN encoded by the coding sequence GTGAGCAGACCAAACGCATACTGGGCCCTGACCACCCTGCTCGCCCTCAGCCTGGCGCTCACCGCTGGTTGCTCCAGCAAAGGCAGCAAGGCGCGCTACGCCACGCCTGCAGTAGGCTCCAACTGCTTCGCCAAAGCCGTACCCACGACTGGCGAAGGCGGACTGGCCTGGGGCAATACCCTGAGCATTGCGCGGCAAAAATCCATGAACAATTGCATACGCTATGCCGGCCGCTCGGGGGGCGCACCTCGAACTTGCCAAGTAGTGATGGCCAAGTGCAAGAACTGA